In Solobacterium moorei, a single genomic region encodes these proteins:
- a CDS encoding HAD hydrolase-like protein, whose protein sequence is MLTSKGYIIQLEALMQQKQAMPGAKELIHAFQMENISYLILTERSSVTADEILNQLEHCGIHGVRKENIYTSTMAAVEYIVTHDKKAIDVDYIGGKGIRQVLTDTGFHITHHHPQYFFVGMDSNLSYDEYQDVFTHLRKGSQLVSVDHRRIQMVDQVEKIGNGTIVRMLEYAAGVKAMNFGCGTRILLKFASKHLPYSLSEIIMIGNRFKKDIVPALQLGMLTFYVAGSEEMMKQGINDEFHPDYILDDLTGLLR, encoded by the coding sequence ATGTTAACAAGTAAAGGCTATATCATACAATTAGAAGCATTGATGCAGCAAAAACAAGCCATGCCAGGTGCTAAAGAACTGATTCATGCATTCCAAATGGAGAATATCAGTTATTTGATTTTGACAGAGCGTTCTTCTGTAACAGCTGATGAAATATTAAATCAGTTAGAACATTGTGGAATTCATGGCGTTAGAAAAGAGAATATCTATACGTCTACAATGGCTGCAGTAGAATATATCGTTACACACGATAAAAAGGCGATTGATGTTGATTACATCGGTGGTAAGGGAATTCGCCAGGTGTTGACTGATACAGGTTTTCACATTACCCATCATCATCCACAGTATTTCTTTGTGGGAATGGACAGTAATTTATCTTACGATGAATATCAGGATGTCTTTACACATTTAAGGAAGGGGAGCCAACTTGTGTCTGTGGATCATCGTCGTATTCAAATGGTTGATCAAGTTGAAAAGATTGGCAATGGCACAATTGTGCGTATGCTAGAGTATGCGGCTGGTGTAAAAGCGATGAACTTTGGTTGTGGAACAAGGATCTTATTGAAGTTCGCAAGTAAGCATCTACCATATTCCTTAAGTGAAATAATCATGATTGGAAATCGCTTTAAGAAAGATATTGTACCTGCATTACAGTTAGGAATGTTGACGTTCTATGTCGCGGGTAGTGAAGAGATGATGAAACAAGGTATAAATGATGAATTTCATCCAGATTATATTCTGGATGACTTAACAGGATTATTACGATAG
- a CDS encoding segregation and condensation protein A has protein sequence MEEFKVTIEKFDGPLDLMLHLIKEKQMDLMDLDMNELTDQYIAYLNSMQQLHLEIAGEYLAELATLIEYKSKRMIPGNKEELADEYEEDPKERLVRRLLEYQQYKEVSESLNALFEERQMMMGRPLSTEVDQWLKHSDEEMKVKGNPYDLMKAMKRILMRMQLSKPIEARYTVKEISMEDRQLEVRAKLDRLPETFRFEALLDDVHEPQMFIATFLAVLDLARQHKLFFTVDEQEVIWFRRGEMVNE, from the coding sequence ATGGAAGAATTCAAGGTAACGATAGAAAAATTTGATGGTCCACTTGATCTGATGTTACATCTGATCAAAGAGAAACAAATGGATTTGATGGACTTAGATATGAATGAGTTAACTGACCAATACATTGCGTACTTAAACTCTATGCAACAATTGCATTTAGAAATTGCAGGCGAGTATTTGGCTGAACTTGCGACTTTAATCGAATACAAGTCGAAGCGTATGATTCCTGGTAATAAAGAAGAGCTAGCAGATGAGTACGAAGAAGATCCAAAGGAACGTTTGGTTCGACGCTTGTTGGAATACCAGCAATACAAGGAGGTTAGTGAAAGCCTAAATGCCTTGTTTGAAGAACGCCAAATGATGATGGGAAGACCTCTCAGTACGGAAGTTGATCAATGGCTGAAACATTCTGATGAAGAGATGAAGGTTAAAGGAAATCCGTATGATCTAATGAAGGCGATGAAGCGCATCTTGATGCGCATGCAGTTATCGAAACCAATTGAAGCCCGTTATACAGTCAAAGAGATTTCAATGGAAGATCGTCAGCTTGAAGTGCGTGCAAAGTTAGACCGTCTACCTGAAACCTTTCGCTTTGAAGCATTATTAGACGATGTGCATGAACCCCAGATGTTCATTGCGACATTCTTAGCTGTTTTAGATCTTGCGCGTCAACACAAGTTATTCTTTACGGTTGATGAACAAGAAGTTATTTGGTTTAGAAGAGGAGAGATGGTGAATGAGTGA
- a CDS encoding MerR family transcriptional regulator: MNIQEASIATGISKDMIRFYEKKGLLHPSRNPENHYRDYSMGDIHILVTIKFYSSLGITLTEIGKILKNGNIPLAIESFNTQLEYLKEEAFWAETKYRLASDTYHLLQKYNHGIDYDIGIHPTQYFYPTFDVQKSNTSKNQHKILVSRLVFRIQENNKNKQNYPQDTGLLLNKQNKNIKGNYQVIEKHKFYRIIKEVKTNELISLDELQQLENRIQKEGFKTYGDIYIYSIFHNVPDNTSETICIEFMIQ; this comes from the coding sequence ATGAATATACAAGAAGCTAGTATTGCTACAGGAATTTCAAAAGATATGATTCGCTTTTACGAAAAGAAAGGATTGTTACATCCGAGTAGAAACCCTGAAAATCATTATCGTGATTACAGTATGGGTGATATTCATATTCTAGTAACTATAAAGTTTTATAGTAGTCTAGGAATAACACTCACAGAAATTGGAAAAATATTAAAAAATGGTAATATACCTTTAGCAATCGAATCATTTAATACTCAATTAGAATATTTGAAAGAAGAAGCGTTTTGGGCAGAAACAAAATATCGTTTAGCATCAGATACATACCATTTACTACAAAAATATAATCATGGTATTGATTATGATATAGGCATTCACCCTACTCAATATTTTTACCCAACCTTTGATGTTCAAAAATCAAATACTTCAAAGAATCAACACAAAATTCTAGTATCTAGATTGGTATTTAGAATTCAAGAAAATAATAAAAACAAACAAAATTATCCGCAAGACACTGGACTCTTACTGAATAAACAAAACAAGAATATAAAAGGTAATTATCAAGTAATCGAAAAACATAAGTTTTATAGAATTATCAAAGAAGTTAAAACCAATGAATTAATCAGTTTAGATGAGTTACAGCAATTAGAGAATCGAATTCAAAAAGAAGGTTTTAAAACATATGGGGATATCTATATTTACTCTATATTCCATAATGTTCCCGATAATACTTCTGAAACAATATGCATTGAATTTATGATTCAGTAG
- a CDS encoding metallophosphoesterase, translated as MKQIQKILLILGIIFGLILYLLVDAFLLSPSKFTVRYQALTSDKIPQDLNNTKILYVSDIYYGNHMNQSRLQKLVDTINRIAPDAVVFGGDIYAPNATITTESDDEVKTALASIKAPLGKFAVLGDQDCATADIKSHVLSILQTANFEVLSNTSVSIHNGSSGFISLVGLENELGSTPDVNTAYANVSSDNYVITVCHTPDTASLVPLDTTDYFLAGHSLGGQAYYFLGAYYAPDKAVNYLRGKHLIQNSFMLDITNGVGTIGADMRFLSPAEVVCYTLKSTAPATETNTTQGTLNDNPQATPTPEPTPESTPEPTVEPTPTPEVTPTPTPEADPNATPTPVPTVAP; from the coding sequence ATGAAACAAATACAAAAGATATTATTGATTTTGGGTATTATATTCGGTTTAATTCTATATCTATTGGTAGATGCATTCTTACTTTCGCCAAGTAAATTTACAGTACGCTACCAAGCACTTACATCGGATAAGATTCCACAAGATCTTAATAACACCAAAATCTTATATGTCTCTGATATCTATTATGGCAATCACATGAATCAAAGCCGTTTACAAAAGCTAGTGGATACCATCAATCGCATCGCTCCTGATGCAGTTGTATTTGGTGGCGATATCTACGCTCCTAACGCAACAATCACAACAGAATCTGATGATGAAGTCAAAACTGCACTAGCTTCCATCAAAGCTCCACTCGGCAAGTTTGCAGTATTAGGTGATCAAGACTGTGCAACTGCGGATATCAAATCTCATGTATTATCTATCCTACAAACCGCAAACTTTGAAGTTCTATCAAATACTTCTGTATCCATTCATAACGGTTCATCTGGATTTATCTCATTAGTTGGACTTGAAAATGAATTAGGCAGTACGCCAGATGTTAACACAGCTTACGCAAATGTAAGTAGTGATAACTATGTTATTACTGTTTGTCATACACCAGACACTGCATCACTAGTTCCTCTTGATACAACAGATTACTTCCTAGCAGGTCATTCTTTAGGAGGTCAAGCATACTACTTCCTTGGAGCCTACTATGCACCTGATAAGGCAGTCAATTATCTGCGTGGAAAGCACTTGATTCAAAATTCATTTATGCTTGATATCACAAACGGAGTCGGTACGATTGGTGCAGATATGCGTTTCTTAAGTCCAGCCGAAGTTGTATGCTACACTCTAAAATCAACAGCTCCAGCAACAGAAACAAATACAACGCAAGGAACACTTAACGATAATCCTCAAGCTACTCCAACACCAGAACCTACCCCAGAATCAACTCCTGAGCCAACGGTAGAACCAACCCCAACACCTGAAGTTACACCAACTCCTACGCCAGAAGCTGATCCTAACGCTACTCCAACACCTGTTCCAACAGTAGCGCCATAA
- the leuS gene encoding leucine--tRNA ligase: MSFDHKKIETKWQQYWDKHQTFKTNGYDFSKPKYYALDMFPYPSGSGLHAGHPEGYTATDVICRMKRMQGFNVLHPMGFDAFGLPAEQYAIKTGNNPATFTEKNIETFKKQLRAFGFSYDWEREISTADPSFYHWTQWIFKRLFEDGLAKCVDMPVNWCEELGTVLSNDEVIDGKSERGGYPVIRKNMRQWVIDIPAYAEKLLEGLETIDWPESTKEIQRNWIGKSIGAQVTFKVDGHNDSFVVFTTRCDTLFGATYCVLAPEHVLVEKIVSGEQKEAVDAYRKECATKSDLERTELNKDKTGVFTGAYAINPVNGKKIPIWISDYVLASYGTGAIMAVPAHDERDYAFAKKFGLEIIPVLAGGDVTVEAWTQDGLHINSEWLDGLNKQEAIDKMIEWLESNHIGQKKINYKIREWIFARQRYWGEPIPVVHLEDDRYVAISDEELPLVLPVLDDYKPSKGGQSPLAKDEEWVNVTVDGIKGKRETSTMPGSAGSSWYFLRYIDPKNDKAIADPELLKHWMPVDLYVGGPEHAVGHLLYSRMWNRYLYDKGIVTTKEPFQKLVHQGMILGANGIKMGKRYPEFAIDPNVLIEQYGADTVRLYEMFMGPLEASKPWSEQGVDGAHKWLERVHRLIVESNKLSNINDGSLDEVYHATVKKVTSDIESLNLNTAISQMMIFINECYKADTLYKPYMEGFVQMFACYAPHLGEELWQFLGHENTLTFEAWPTYDESKLVKNQVEMVVQVNGKVRGKFMANIDEDKKIVEEMALALPSVQAQMEGKTVRKLIIVPNRIVNIVVG, translated from the coding sequence ATGTCATTTGATCACAAGAAGATTGAAACAAAGTGGCAACAGTATTGGGACAAACATCAAACGTTTAAAACAAATGGTTATGATTTTTCAAAGCCTAAATATTATGCGTTGGATATGTTCCCGTATCCATCTGGTTCTGGTTTGCATGCAGGTCATCCGGAAGGATATACAGCAACGGATGTTATCTGCCGTATGAAGCGTATGCAGGGCTTTAATGTATTGCATCCAATGGGATTTGATGCCTTTGGTTTACCGGCAGAACAATATGCAATTAAGACTGGTAATAACCCAGCTACATTTACAGAAAAGAATATCGAGACATTCAAAAAGCAGTTACGTGCCTTTGGTTTTAGTTATGATTGGGAACGTGAGATTTCTACTGCAGATCCTTCTTTCTATCACTGGACACAATGGATCTTTAAACGACTCTTTGAAGATGGTCTTGCGAAATGTGTTGATATGCCAGTGAACTGGTGTGAAGAGTTGGGCACTGTACTTTCAAATGATGAAGTTATTGATGGTAAGAGCGAACGTGGAGGATATCCTGTCATTCGTAAGAATATGCGACAATGGGTTATCGATATTCCAGCATATGCTGAGAAGTTATTGGAAGGTCTTGAAACAATTGATTGGCCAGAGTCTACAAAGGAAATTCAACGCAACTGGATTGGTAAGTCTATTGGTGCCCAAGTAACATTCAAGGTTGATGGTCATAATGATAGTTTTGTAGTATTTACAACCCGTTGTGATACATTGTTTGGTGCAACATACTGTGTGCTTGCTCCTGAACATGTACTTGTTGAAAAGATTGTAAGTGGCGAGCAAAAGGAAGCAGTAGATGCGTATCGCAAAGAATGTGCGACGAAATCTGATCTCGAGCGTACAGAACTAAATAAAGATAAGACAGGTGTATTTACAGGTGCGTATGCGATTAACCCAGTCAATGGCAAGAAGATTCCAATTTGGATTTCTGACTATGTACTAGCAAGCTATGGTACTGGTGCGATTATGGCTGTACCTGCACATGATGAACGTGACTATGCGTTTGCGAAGAAGTTTGGCTTGGAAATCATTCCAGTGCTAGCTGGTGGCGATGTGACGGTAGAAGCTTGGACACAGGATGGTCTACACATTAACTCAGAATGGCTAGATGGTTTAAATAAGCAGGAAGCTATTGATAAGATGATTGAATGGTTAGAATCTAATCATATTGGTCAAAAGAAGATTAATTACAAGATTCGCGAATGGATCTTTGCACGTCAAAGATATTGGGGTGAACCAATTCCTGTCGTTCATCTAGAAGATGACCGTTATGTGGCGATTAGTGATGAAGAGTTACCACTTGTACTTCCGGTATTAGATGACTATAAGCCAAGTAAGGGCGGACAATCTCCACTTGCTAAGGATGAAGAATGGGTAAACGTGACTGTAGATGGTATCAAGGGTAAGCGCGAAACAAGTACAATGCCTGGTTCTGCTGGTAGTAGCTGGTACTTCTTACGTTATATTGATCCAAAGAATGATAAGGCAATCGCAGATCCAGAACTACTCAAACACTGGATGCCAGTTGACCTTTATGTCGGTGGACCAGAACATGCGGTAGGACACCTATTGTACTCTCGTATGTGGAATCGTTATCTTTATGATAAGGGTATCGTTACTACAAAAGAACCATTCCAAAAGCTAGTTCACCAAGGTATGATCCTAGGTGCGAATGGCATTAAGATGGGTAAGCGTTATCCAGAGTTTGCAATTGACCCAAATGTATTAATTGAACAATATGGTGCAGATACTGTACGTCTATATGAAATGTTTATGGGACCATTGGAAGCCAGCAAGCCATGGAGTGAGCAGGGTGTTGATGGTGCACATAAATGGCTTGAGCGTGTACATCGTCTAATTGTGGAGTCAAATAAGCTTAGCAATATAAATGATGGTTCCTTAGATGAGGTTTACCATGCGACAGTTAAGAAGGTCACAAGCGATATTGAAAGCTTGAATCTCAATACAGCGATTTCACAGATGATGATTTTCATCAATGAATGTTATAAGGCTGATACACTGTATAAGCCATACATGGAAGGCTTTGTACAAATGTTTGCATGTTATGCGCCACACCTAGGCGAAGAGCTATGGCAATTCTTAGGCCATGAGAATACTTTGACATTTGAAGCTTGGCCAACTTACGATGAAAGTAAACTTGTAAAGAATCAAGTTGAAATGGTTGTACAGGTCAACGGAAAGGTTCGTGGTAAATTTATGGCAAACATTGATGAAGATAAGAAGATTGTGGAAGAGATGGCACTTGCTTTACCATCTGTACAAGCACAGATGGAAGGCAAGACAGTTCGTAAACTTATTATCGTTCCAAATCGTATTGTAAATATCGTTGTTGGATAA
- the scpB gene encoding SMC-Scp complex subunit ScpB — MSEMENQTIVEDNAAVLDEEFDETTSASEEQQPDPKEHMLAILEGLLFLCGDDGLSIEQAAASMDASEEYVAELFDDLQKYYLQESRGIEIARFGEKYRFLSKAFIHEAAKKLFQTSTEAKLSNAALETLAIIAYKQPITRVEIEEIRGVGADVMLRKLVARGLIQEDGRSEAAGRPILYSVTDEFLDSFKLLSLDELPELPQFGTEDSDNGELFHS, encoded by the coding sequence ATGAGTGAGATGGAAAATCAGACAATCGTAGAAGATAACGCTGCTGTATTGGATGAAGAATTTGATGAAACAACTTCAGCATCAGAAGAACAACAACCAGATCCAAAGGAGCACATGCTGGCAATATTAGAAGGACTATTATTCCTTTGTGGCGATGATGGCTTATCCATTGAGCAGGCTGCCGCATCCATGGATGCCAGTGAGGAATATGTTGCAGAACTTTTTGATGATTTACAGAAATATTACTTACAAGAAAGCCGCGGTATTGAGATTGCACGTTTTGGTGAGAAGTATCGCTTTTTATCCAAGGCATTTATTCATGAAGCTGCCAAGAAATTATTCCAAACCTCTACCGAAGCTAAGCTTTCTAATGCGGCTTTAGAGACATTGGCAATCATCGCATATAAACAACCAATCACACGTGTTGAAATTGAAGAAATTCGTGGCGTAGGTGCAGATGTAATGTTACGTAAACTGGTGGCTAGAGGTTTAATTCAAGAAGATGGCCGTAGTGAAGCAGCTGGAAGACCAATTTTATATTCTGTTACAGATGAATTCTTAGATTCCTTTAAACTATTGAGTTTAGATGAATTACCAGAGCTTCCACAATTTGGCACAGAAGATTCTGATAATGGGGAGCTATTCCATTCCTAA
- a CDS encoding IS1634 family transposase, which produces MAYFLKVAKQQNNTYLAVYESFYSPATKGTKHRCIRSLGSVSKLKAAGIDDPVAFYKDEVEKMNLYNKQDKIKKITSVSPRRYLGYFPLKSILEDLDIKKFIDLYKFTTDFEFELYEVLSLLIYARCVSPCSKYKTYYEILPQLHIPYAFNYDQLLSALAFYGNDYEKIVELFTSRVQDKYSIDTAITYFDCTNFYFEIDREDDFRRKGPSKENRKAPVIGLGLLLDANQIPVGMKLYPGNESEKPVLKDVLKDLKERHEVHGKTIRVADKGLNCSENILSALANGDGYLFSKSVKQLPETEKVWVLLPNDYKAIKDRNGKIIYYCKECIDEFPYTYTDESGKKKKVNIKEKRVVTYNPTLARKHKYEINKLVEKAKGLSVSLVKKNEYGESAKYVTFRSTSNGEETEDKVKAIINQETIDNDLKLAGYNMLVTSETKVDARQIYETYHNLWRIEESFRIMKSDLDARPVYLQLENTIKGHFLICYLTVLLQRIFQFKVLENKYSSSELNEFYKGFQFVEGEDSYTNISIGTNFITELSDMTGLPLDNYFLSPTKLKKVLNYRF; this is translated from the coding sequence ATGGCTTATTTCCTTAAGGTTGCTAAACAACAAAACAATACGTATCTCGCTGTTTATGAATCTTTTTATTCTCCTGCTACCAAAGGTACCAAACATCGTTGTATCAGGTCTCTTGGTTCTGTTTCTAAACTGAAAGCTGCCGGTATTGATGATCCTGTTGCTTTCTACAAAGATGAAGTAGAAAAAATGAATCTGTATAACAAGCAAGATAAGATCAAGAAAATTACTTCCGTTTCTCCAAGAAGATATCTTGGCTATTTCCCTTTGAAATCCATTCTTGAAGATCTTGATATCAAGAAGTTTATTGATCTGTATAAATTCACTACCGATTTTGAATTTGAACTTTATGAAGTTCTTTCTCTTCTTATATATGCTCGTTGTGTTTCTCCCTGCAGTAAATACAAAACATATTATGAAATCCTTCCTCAGCTTCATATTCCTTATGCATTCAACTACGATCAACTATTGAGTGCCCTGGCATTTTATGGAAATGACTATGAGAAAATTGTTGAACTGTTCACTTCGAGAGTCCAAGACAAATATTCCATAGATACTGCTATCACCTATTTTGACTGTACAAACTTCTATTTTGAAATTGACAGAGAAGATGACTTCAGAAGAAAGGGTCCAAGCAAAGAAAACAGGAAAGCTCCTGTCATTGGGCTGGGCTTACTGCTGGATGCGAATCAAATTCCTGTTGGTATGAAGCTGTATCCTGGAAATGAATCAGAAAAGCCTGTATTGAAAGATGTACTGAAAGACTTGAAGGAAAGACATGAAGTACACGGAAAAACGATACGGGTAGCTGACAAGGGACTGAACTGTTCAGAGAATATACTTTCAGCTTTGGCAAACGGCGATGGATATCTCTTTTCCAAATCAGTCAAGCAGCTGCCTGAAACAGAAAAGGTATGGGTTCTACTACCTAATGACTACAAAGCAATCAAGGACAGAAATGGCAAGATCATTTATTACTGTAAAGAATGCATCGATGAATTTCCATACACATATACAGATGAAAGCGGAAAAAAGAAAAAAGTAAACATCAAAGAAAAAAGAGTCGTCACATACAATCCGACACTGGCAAGAAAACACAAATATGAAATAAACAAGCTTGTAGAAAAAGCCAAAGGTCTGTCCGTATCACTTGTAAAGAAAAATGAATATGGGGAAAGCGCAAAATATGTCACTTTCAGATCTACTTCAAACGGAGAAGAAACAGAAGATAAAGTAAAGGCCATCATCAATCAGGAAACGATAGATAATGACTTGAAACTGGCCGGTTACAATATGCTTGTCACATCTGAAACAAAGGTGGATGCCAGACAGATATATGAAACATACCACAACCTGTGGAGGATAGAAGAATCATTCAGAATCATGAAATCAGACCTAGATGCAAGACCTGTTTATTTACAGCTTGAGAATACGATCAAGGGACATTTCTTAATATGTTATCTTACTGTACTGCTGCAGAGAATATTTCAATTTAAAGTCTTGGAAAACAAATATTCCTCTTCAGAGCTGAATGAATTCTACAAAGGATTCCAGTTCGTTGAAGGAGAAGACAGTTATACAAACATATCCATAGGCACCAACTTCATTACCGAATTATCAGACATGACAGGATTACCTTTAGACAATTATTTTTTATCTCCAACAAAACTAAAAAAGGTGTTGAACTATAGATTCTAA
- the purB gene encoding adenylosuccinate lyase, which produces MIERYSRQVMRDVWSEEAKFQAWLDVEILIDEAWSKLGEIPAEDVEKIRVNAKFDVNRILEIEQETKHDVVAFTRCVSESLGEEKKWIHYGVTSTDVVDTANGIRFKNANRILREDIHTFMDILRTNALKYKDTVMMGRTHGVHAEITTFGLVFALWYEEMKRNLERFELACKDVEAGKISGAVGTFANIPPFVQDYVCEKLGIQSAAISTQVLQRDRHAHYFAILALIASSLEQMATEIRHLQRTEVREAEEHFNKGQKGSSAMPHKRNPIGSENICGAARVMRGYMLAAYEDIPLWHERDISHSGVERIICADGTELLDYMLNRFGRILKDLTVFPENMKKNIWLTNGVIFSQRFMLKLIEKGWSREKAYDTVQPQAIKAWENNLNFKELMLANSDVTNTLTLEEIEDCFDPMYHVRNVDEIYKRVGIL; this is translated from the coding sequence ATGATTGAAAGATATTCCCGACAAGTAATGCGTGATGTATGGAGTGAAGAGGCAAAGTTTCAGGCTTGGTTAGATGTAGAAATTCTAATCGATGAAGCCTGGTCAAAGCTAGGTGAAATTCCAGCTGAGGACGTAGAAAAGATTCGTGTGAATGCGAAGTTTGATGTAAACCGTATTCTAGAAATCGAACAGGAAACAAAACACGATGTAGTCGCATTTACCCGATGTGTATCTGAAAGTCTTGGCGAAGAAAAAAAGTGGATTCACTATGGTGTTACTTCCACTGATGTTGTAGATACTGCAAATGGTATTCGCTTTAAGAATGCTAATCGTATTTTGCGAGAGGATATTCATACATTTATGGATATTCTTAGGACAAATGCACTTAAGTACAAAGATACAGTTATGATGGGTAGAACGCATGGCGTGCATGCAGAAATCACAACCTTTGGTCTTGTATTTGCGTTATGGTATGAAGAGATGAAGCGAAATTTAGAACGCTTTGAACTTGCATGTAAGGATGTTGAAGCAGGTAAGATTTCTGGTGCAGTAGGAACATTCGCAAATATTCCACCATTTGTACAAGATTATGTATGTGAAAAGCTAGGCATTCAAAGTGCTGCTATTTCGACTCAGGTATTACAACGTGATCGTCACGCGCATTATTTCGCTATCTTAGCTCTTATCGCTTCTTCATTAGAACAGATGGCAACGGAAATCCGTCACTTGCAGAGAACGGAGGTTCGTGAAGCGGAAGAACATTTCAATAAAGGGCAAAAGGGTTCAAGTGCAATGCCACATAAGCGTAACCCAATTGGTTCAGAGAATATCTGTGGTGCTGCAAGAGTGATGCGTGGATATATGCTAGCAGCGTACGAAGATATCCCACTATGGCATGAAAGAGATATTTCTCACTCGGGTGTAGAGCGTATTATCTGTGCAGATGGAACAGAGCTATTAGATTACATGTTAAATCGTTTTGGAAGAATTCTTAAGGATTTAACAGTGTTCCCAGAAAATATGAAGAAGAATATCTGGTTAACCAATGGTGTAATCTTCTCTCAACGTTTCATGTTAAAGCTCATTGAAAAGGGCTGGTCACGTGAAAAAGCGTATGATACGGTACAACCACAGGCAATCAAAGCATGGGAAAATAATCTCAATTTTAAAGAGTTGATGTTAGCAAATTCTGATGTAACAAATACTTTAACATTAGAAGAAATTGAGGATTGTTTTGACCCAATGTACCATGTACGTAACGTTGATGAAATCTATAAACGTGTTGGGATTCTTTAA
- a CDS encoding NifB/NifX family molybdenum-iron cluster-binding protein: MFNSKVRLDLGVNVVIAGGFGMPVQKTLSSNGIQIYGGVSGRADDAVLAYLAGTLAYDPDIAKQHCECHH; encoded by the coding sequence ATGTTTAACTCTAAAGTCAGGTTAGATTTAGGTGTTAATGTTGTGATTGCAGGAGGATTTGGTATGCCTGTACAGAAAACACTATCTTCCAATGGTATTCAAATTTATGGTGGCGTTAGCGGTAGAGCAGATGATGCAGTACTTGCATATCTTGCTGGTACACTAGCGTATGATCCAGATATTGCGAAGCAGCATTGTGAGTGTCATCATTAA
- a CDS encoding DUF4358 domain-containing protein, with product MLKKFIVILTLCFLVGCTTRRNTSVTHDTNRVLDAGKVASQLLRKLNLSDSMEQVSDKVMDSVFMQGEDLTDDKVAYLATDKGNSNTIAVFVADEDTSVDVLRQHLLTYLDTQKVTIENNYPTEVFKISNAILEDNGRVVILVVADNIEGARKCVNDILEK from the coding sequence ATGTTGAAGAAATTTATTGTTATATTAACGCTATGCTTCCTAGTAGGCTGTACAACTCGTCGTAATACTTCCGTGACACATGATACAAATCGAGTGTTAGACGCAGGGAAAGTCGCTTCCCAATTACTACGAAAATTAAACCTATCAGATTCCATGGAACAAGTGAGTGATAAGGTCATGGATAGTGTCTTTATGCAGGGTGAAGATTTGACGGATGATAAGGTTGCCTATCTTGCGACAGATAAAGGAAACTCGAATACAATTGCTGTTTTTGTTGCAGATGAAGATACAAGTGTTGATGTACTCCGCCAGCACTTACTTACCTATCTAGATACACAAAAAGTAACGATTGAAAACAATTATCCAACCGAAGTATTTAAGATATCAAATGCAATTTTAGAGGATAATGGTAGAGTAGTCATACTCGTTGTGGCTGATAACATCGAGGGTGCACGCAAGTGTGTTAATGACATACTTGAAAAATAA
- a CDS encoding NifB/NifX family molybdenum-iron cluster-binding protein, with translation MKILVPIENGMIYQHFGHTPAFRLYDVEGNTVLHTKDYVTTGHGHVVMCQIVLDLGVNVVIAGGFGMPVQKTLSSNGIQIYGGVSGRADDAVLAYLAGTLAYDPDIPVFRS, from the coding sequence ATGAAGATTTTGGTTCCAATAGAGAATGGTATGATTTATCAACATTTCGGTCATACACCTGCATTTCGTTTGTATGATGTTGAAGGAAATACGGTTCTTCATACAAAGGATTATGTAACAACTGGACATGGTCATGTGGTGATGTGCCAGATAGTGTTAGATTTAGGTGTTAATGTTGTGATTGCAGGAGGATTTGGTATGCCTGTACAGAAAACACTATCTTCCAATGGTATTCAAATTTATGGTGGCGTTAGCGGTAGAGCAGATGATGCAGTACTTGCATATCTTGCTGGTACACTAGCGTATGATCCAGATATTCCCGTCTTTAGAAGTTAG